A window of Mercenaria mercenaria strain notata chromosome 16, MADL_Memer_1, whole genome shotgun sequence contains these coding sequences:
- the LOC123540714 gene encoding uncharacterized protein LOC123540714 isoform X2, which translates to MNVTVCAVLVFICVTMVTANYPDDMKINLLKRLLISPPGIGSGAGGAKGGNCKNLERLEGRIDKLISLLEMILPEPEETETNTDSQIESPDEGTTPTTESQANATTAAESATTTLTPQPTNSATAEPDTEPTTAAETGTGTTDSDSGLERRVLLNLLKNLARKRTQLRH; encoded by the exons ATGAACGTCACGGTCTGTGCGGTGTTGGTGTTTATTtgtgtaaccatggtaacagcAAATTATCCAGACGATATGAAAATTAATCT gTTAAAGCGGCTTCTGATAAGTCCACCAGGTATTGGTAGTGGTGCAGGGGGAGCCAAAGGCGGGAATTGTAAAAATCTCGAGCGATTAGAAG GAAGAATAGACAAACTGATCTCTTTACTAGAGATGATATTGCCTG agcCAGAAGAAACTGAAACTAACACAGACTCGCAAATCGAATCACCTGACGAAGGGACAACTCCAACAACAGAGTCCCAGGCAAATGCAACAACGGCAGCAGAGTCCGCGACAACTACATTAACGCCACAGCCGACCAACTCAGCTACAGCAGAACCGGACACAGAACCAACAACTGCAGCAGAAACGGGCACAGGAACAACAGATAGTGACAGTGGTTTAGAACGCCGCGTTTTGCTTAATCTGTTAAAGAATCTGGCAAGAAAAAGGACTCAATTACGTCATTAA